A segment of the Ipomoea triloba cultivar NCNSP0323 chromosome 1, ASM357664v1 genome:
ttatatatatatatatatatatatatatatatatatatatataatatttttaagagttaatttcaagaatggtctattgactattgatattatcaatttttatcattcAACTTCCAATTGGACTATAAATAGTCCATTGactatttatttttacaaattttcatcttcgacttttaattttaccataaATGAtctattgattattgattttgttctaaatttGATCCTTCAGTTAAATATCtatttagtaaacattaaatttaagaaataataatgtaaaaattggcTTTGTTGAGATGCATGGACAAATTGAGTACATAAATTTAATACATTGAGTTTATCATTAGTGTGAAGaactaaaatttttacattattacccttaaatttaatgtttattaactTGATATATATTTAACTATAAGACaaattttggaataaaatcaatattcaatGAACCATTTATAGTTAAATTaaaacttgaaaataaaaattggtaattctcaatagtcaagagaccatttATAGAATTAGCTCTTTTTAATTAGGAAAGAATTAATATTCATGtctattaatttaaaaaaaaaaaaactatttataaACATACaccaatatttttatatttacatgttttCCCCGCAATTTATTTccaatattttttgaaattacaGTTTCCATTTATTGTTTCTCATCAATAAGCTTCTCTACCACTGATCTTTATTGTTTCTGTTGAAGAAAATCCACACAGGTATCGCTTTTGCTCAAGTTTTTAAGATATACCTCAAGTTGTTTCTTCGTATTTTGAAACTTGATGGATTTTGTAGGCCATTTGGTGAGGATGAACTGAGGAACAATGCACCGCAGGTGGTGACCTGCAATGAGTACCAGAGAGAAATGGCAGTTACGCAGAACATTGCTGGGAAGCATATTGATAGGgtttttacattgatataccTCAAGTTTTTAAGACATACCTCACTTTTGCTCAATAAGCTTCTCAGCCACTAATCTTTACAACCCGTTTGGTTGGGATGATGAAATTAggagggaaaagaattgtaattcggtggaattgtaattcggtgaataaagtaggaattgcaattacagtgtttggtatgcagaaatatgGGTGcaggaattgaaagggaatagaTGATACAATGGCGAAATTGCCCttatgttgtaataataataataataaggaaaaactgtcaaataggccactaaacttatcgcttttgtgcaattgggccattgaacttaaaaagtgtgcaattcaaccatcaaacaaacaaaatttgtgcaattggacaatttttacaaaaaattttaattcaatttgaattaaaaacatttcaatattgactcccaactagtatggtagaagaaaatactactcttaatacatatatgttagtaatataattggattttaccagaaaatttttgtaaaaatgatccaattacacaaattttgcttgtttgatggttgaattgcacaccttttaagttcaatggcccaattgcacaaaaaacGATaaattcagtggcctatttgacacgttttcctaataataataataattattataataataataataatgtatgatGTAAATAGGAAAATGTAACAGTGTAGTTtgattgtataataataataataataataataataataataataataataatattttctcacAACATCTTCAAATTCTAATTTACaatataacaattttaaattaaaagcttaaatccaaaaaaattcttaaaaatattacaaatattacaATAACATTCACTTAATAAAATGTTAAGCTTATTCAAAGCTTACATACAAAAAAcatgattaaaatattacaaatattacactaatatatacttaataaaatgtTAAGCTTCTTAAAAGCTTACAtccaaaaaacataataaaatattataaatattaataaaatgttaagtTTATCAAAAGCTTACATACAAAAGCCACCATAACATACTAATTAATAGTACAACATTCACAACCACGAACAAAGTCAGAATGCATCCAACATAGTCACTATGTAGCAAGAAAAGCCCTCACCCATTCTAATCTTCGCTCCGGTGGAAGGCTAAAAAACACAAGCATCTTATTTGGACGGTCAGGAAGTTTAATCAAAGCCATCAAATATTCTTCATTTGATAATCCATCAATCtgaattaactctttatctAACTGTTGCACTTTTTCTTGAAGAGTTAATTCAGTTCCAATGCTCTTGCTAAGTTTATCACCAACCATTATCAATGTTTCACTCAACATCATTGCCGCATTATGAAAGGATTGTGAAGTAATTGATTCATCTCTATCACTAATCTTTCTCTTCCTTCTTCCACCACTAGATAATGAATCTGAATTTGATTCACTTCGTGCCCTATTACCTAATCTGAATTTCTCTAACACCACACATAGTTTGAAAAAGGTTTTTCTATTCATCCTAAGTAGTGAAATGCATGACTCATCATTGTCATATACAATTCGTCTCACATACTCTCGTTTCTCATAAAAATTAAGAGAATAACGCCTATTAATTCTTGGCCGGGATACAGTTGATGCCATCAAAAGTAAAAAACTACTAACGGTAGTATACATCTTCAAGAATAAAGTCAAAGCAGCTGCAATTCGTTTTCTTCTTTCATCCATTGCTATTCTTGTTATCTATAAACAATAAAGTCAACAAAATGCTTGCTTTATAAACACACAAAGCAATATCATACATAGCATGACTAAAGTTATATTACCCACAAAGACAAGATCAAAAAAGCAAGTTACATTACCCACAAAGTTACATTACCTCTAAACAAATGAAGAATTACATCCCTAATCCCTAATACCTACTGAGCAGTATGATGTATAACCATACTCCTAATACCTACTGCTCATAGTTCAAACTAAAAATTATGTGATCATGGATACTACAGTACTGCAATTTCATATATGTATCCACACTACTTTTGTATGAATCAATTACATTACTACACATATACCACACAACTGCAATTTCATATATTACATATACCACACTACTTTTGAATGAATCAATTACATTACTACACATATACCACACTAGAGCAATTTCATATATTACATATACCACACTACTGcaatttaatatattacattactaattaattacatatgGTAGTTAAGAGAGAACACAGAGACTGGATATTGTATTGTGTGCACGAGTGGCATGGTCCAACATTGTTTCCATACAGGTTGTAACCATCCATTATTTATAGTACATTAGTCATTAGTGTATTTTATCAAAGAATACAACTAAGGCATTTCTACATGATAAAGGAATCCCACTGCTGCATGTGTCTTCACTGTTGCATCATTATATGAATAGTATTCAAACTAAAATtactactaattaattaatttttatgataATTTGGAGTCATTTAACTAATAAGGAGTATAATAATTTCTGTGATTCACAATCAATCCTAACTAGCATTTACAAATGGCGTTGGTCTGCTGGAGCTTCTTCAGAATTTTCAAAAGAACCatccaatacacaaaatgaaaaatatgaataaaaagtCCAAAATTTAGCACAAATGTAAAGTTTGTAGTGTAGAAAAGGGAATAAAAgcacaaaaacaaaatagaatgaaaatctGAGTGAAAATCTAGAAAAATGAACAAACCCTAGATCCAAATTCTATCAAGAAGATATAAAAATTAAGAAGTTAAACAAGAGATTAAGAAGGGAGAGAgcattttacctgaaaaatttgGAGAAGGAAGCTTCAAGCCATCGCTATCTTCGATCCTCTGGTTTGTCTTGCTGCTAGAGAATGGCGTGAATGTGAGATGAGAGAGGAGTGAATGAGGCGTGAATAGATGAGTTAATTATTGAAGGGTAAAAAAGTCTTCACCTAAGCTCCATTCTCCCCAAACTCGCTGAATTAAAATtcgagtaaatacccaaaatgatccctcgactatagcataattcacaaattggtcctcgacttaTGATTTTAATCAATAACATCCATGACTTTCCACTTTTTACCCAATGTGGTCCTCCGTTAATAAGGGCGTCAACTCGCCGTGAAACACAAGGGCAGTGGCGTAATTTCACAAGCTTCCCACGTTCTCCTTTACCTGTTTCGCTAAGTATAGTATGGAtgccaaaatccccaaatcagaAAACCTAATTTGATAAAAGCTCTTCGTCGAAATCCCTTAATTAAACAAAACCTAACCTGTTCCTCTTCGTCGAAATCCCCAAATGAACAAAACCTAACCTGTTCTGTGTATATCGTCGACATCTCTTGGACTACATGGCGTGGGTAGGAGCACAAGGTCGTATCAACGATGGAAGCTATTGTCCATGTATGTTTTCTCTGCGTTCTTCAAAGTCGAGATTCTGTAAATGCTTTTGTGAACACTTCAATTTATATATGGTGACTGTCAATGGTGGTTGGGGACTATGGGGACCAGTGGGGGACCAGTTGGTAGTTTTATTGATGAATGTGATGTTTATATGTGTTCTTTTTGACAGTAAAGTAGGCTTTAAGCATGGGACCAGTGGGTAGTCCCATTATTCAAATAAGAATGGGGACCATGCACTTGCTTTCTGAACCTTTTATAAATTGTTTACTGTATGACTTTAATTGTTGTATTTGGCTTGTAGTGAGTTATTTAAGTGTTTTACTGTACTGTACTTGACTGTTAGTAGATGGGCATTATTTAAGTGCATTATTTGACTTAATGTTTGGTTATTTTTTATACTAGCAGTAGATGCATACATATTCTGTTTGAAGTTAAGATATGGGGGCAGAATAGAGCAAAGTAAGCCACCTAGATATCTAGAAGGTAAAGTGAAATGCTTTGGAGGTATGGATTCAGATGAGTGGGGCATGATGACATTAAAGGAAAAGGTGTATGAAGTGGGATATAAGGAGGAAGATAGCATAAGGTTATTTAGTTTGACTGATAATGGGTTAAAGGAGTTGCTTACAGATGAGGATGCATGTGCCCTAGCTAACTATGTTATTAGACCAATGTTAGTAGAGATATGGGTGGTGTTAGGGGTGGTTGGaaatgatgaagaaaatgatgaagaaaatAATGGTGAAGCTGAAATCAGTGCAGATGAGGGTGATGGTGATTCTGATTGGATGATGGGGGATTCTGCAAATGAGTTATCTGACAGTGAGTTTGAGGTTGAGGAAACTAGAGTAGATGACTCAGACTTTTTCAATTTCATTGATCCAAATGTTGAGTATAGAGGTGATGAGAGTGGTGAGGGTAATGGAATGGATGAACATGCTGAAATTAATCCAAAATATATCAATCCTGAGACCCATTTCTCTGGCAGTGAAGGGGAGGGAAGTGAGGGAAATCTGAGAGGTAAGGAAAATGACAGGGAGTGATGAGGGAAATAGGAGGGAGTCTGCTGATCATAGGCCAGTTTTGCCATCTCCATTATGGGTTGGGAAAACTTTTTTGACCAAAGGACAATTTAGAGAAACTGTCAAGACATATGGTCTACAAGAAGGAAAGGAATTAAAATTCCTAAAGAATGACAAGGTCAGGTG
Coding sequences within it:
- the LOC116020915 gene encoding uncharacterized protein LOC116020915, translating into MDERRKRIAAALTLFLKMYTTVSSFLLLMASTVSRPRINRRYSLNFYEKREYVRRIVYDNDESCISLLRMNRKTFFKLCVVLEKFRLGNRARSESNSDSLSSGGRRKRKISDRDESITSQSFHNAAMMLSETLIMVGDKLSKSIGTELTLQEKVQQLDKELIQIDGLSNEEYLMALIKLPDRPNKMLVFFSLPPERRLEWVRAFLAT